Proteins encoded in a region of the Eretmochelys imbricata isolate rEreImb1 chromosome 10, rEreImb1.hap1, whole genome shotgun sequence genome:
- the SELENOS gene encoding selenoprotein S isoform X2 — MELGGGAPGPGRPVLEQEGIQVLQQSVGWLLASYGWYILFGCVTVYLVVQKLAEKMRAQRRNRPNAAGAPLEPDVVVRQQEALAAARFRMQEELNEQAEKYKEKQRQLEEEKRRQKIAIWESMQEGKSYKGNLKLNQQEIESTASASSTVPKPKPNKKPLRGGYNPLSGEGGGTCAWRPGRRGGPSSSG; from the exons AtggagctgggcgggggggcgCCGGGTCCCGGCAGGCCCGTGCTGGAGCAGGAGGGGATCCAGGTCCTGCAGCAGTCGG tgGGCTGGCTGCTGGCCAGCTACGGCTGGTACATCCTCTTCGGCTGCGTCACTGTCTACCTCGTTGTCCAGAAGTTGGCTGAAAAGATGAGAGCCCAGAGGAGGAACCGACCCAATGCAGCCGGGGCACCACTTG AACCTGATGTGGTGGTGAGACAGCAGGAAGCTCTGGCAGCAGCTCGCTTCAGGATGCAAGAGGAGTTGAATGAACAAgctgaaaaatacaaagaaaagcaAAGACAG cttgaagaagagaagagaaggcaAAAGATAGCAATATGGGAAAGCATGCAAGAAGGAAAAAGCTATAAAGGAAATCTGAAACTGAACCAG CAAGAAATAGAATCCACTGCTTCTGCGTCATCAACAGTCCCGAAGCCTAAACCTAACAAAAAGCCTTTGCGAGGAG GTTATAATCCTTTGTCTGGAGAAGGCGGTGGAACCTGTGCTTGGAGACCAGGTCGCAGAGGAGGTCCATCTTCAAGTGGATGA
- the SELENOS gene encoding selenoprotein S isoform X1 yields MELGGGAPGPGRPVLEQEGIQVLQQSVGWLLASYGWYILFGCVTVYLVVQKLAEKMRAQRRNRPNAAGAPLEPDVVVRQQEALAAARFRMQEELNEQAEKYKEKQRQLEEEKRRQKIAIWESMQEGKSYKGNLKLNQQEIESTASASSTVPKPKPNKKPLRGGSYNPLSGEGGGTCAWRPGRRGGPSSSG; encoded by the exons AtggagctgggcgggggggcgCCGGGTCCCGGCAGGCCCGTGCTGGAGCAGGAGGGGATCCAGGTCCTGCAGCAGTCGG tgGGCTGGCTGCTGGCCAGCTACGGCTGGTACATCCTCTTCGGCTGCGTCACTGTCTACCTCGTTGTCCAGAAGTTGGCTGAAAAGATGAGAGCCCAGAGGAGGAACCGACCCAATGCAGCCGGGGCACCACTTG AACCTGATGTGGTGGTGAGACAGCAGGAAGCTCTGGCAGCAGCTCGCTTCAGGATGCAAGAGGAGTTGAATGAACAAgctgaaaaatacaaagaaaagcaAAGACAG cttgaagaagagaagagaaggcaAAAGATAGCAATATGGGAAAGCATGCAAGAAGGAAAAAGCTATAAAGGAAATCTGAAACTGAACCAG CAAGAAATAGAATCCACTGCTTCTGCGTCATCAACAGTCCCGAAGCCTAAACCTAACAAAAAGCCTTTGCGAGGAGGTA GTTATAATCCTTTGTCTGGAGAAGGCGGTGGAACCTGTGCTTGGAGACCAGGTCGCAGAGGAGGTCCATCTTCAAGTGGATGA